One segment of Niveibacterium microcysteis DNA contains the following:
- a CDS encoding DEAD/DEAH box helicase, with the protein MTTPDTPTTFAELGLPEALLRALADVGYETPSPIQAACIPLLLEGNDIIGEAQTGTGKTAAFALPLLSRIDIAERRPQALVLTPTRELAIQVAEALQKYAHHLPGFHVLPIYGGQSMVVQLRALSRGPQVIVGTPGRVMDHLERKSLELDALRVMVLDEADEMLRMGFIDDVEWILQHTPPERQTALFSATMPEPIRRVARTYLREPREVKIRAATSTVEAIRQRYWTVRGMDKLDALTRILEVEEDFDAAIVFVRTKIATEELAQKLEARGIAAAALNGDMTQGLRERVIEQLKNGQLDIVVATDVAARGIDVPRVTHVINYDIPYDTEAYVHRIGRTGRAGRTGNAILFVSPREFRMLKTIERVTRATIEPLRLPTRSEVEIKRAEQFKQQITEVIENESLEYFVELVSQMEDDQDLTAHEIAAALAWIAQRERPLKLDPAEWPDEPAARPERERPVRENREEILAKRREFSAGALARYRINVGRNDGVMPKEIVGAIANEGGIEGRYIGQINLFPDFSTVELPRDLPADVLAQIGAIRVRRQALAIRPLEEGEAEGMERRPPRRDFRDERSGGGWGDRGKQREGDRGRFEDRKPQGRWADDRPPRPRPQGERPYGDRPQGERSFSERPRSDRPQGDRPQGERSWGDRPQTDRPASDRPQGDRPWGDRPPRPQGDRAPRPFGDRPPKPAYAGDKKPWGPPKGRKNDR; encoded by the coding sequence ATGACTACACCCGACACCCCGACCACCTTCGCCGAGCTCGGCCTGCCCGAAGCGCTGCTGCGCGCGCTGGCGGACGTGGGCTACGAAACCCCCTCGCCAATTCAGGCCGCCTGCATCCCGCTGCTGCTGGAAGGCAATGACATCATCGGCGAAGCGCAGACCGGTACCGGCAAGACGGCGGCGTTCGCGCTGCCACTGCTCTCGCGCATCGACATCGCCGAGCGCCGCCCGCAAGCACTGGTGCTCACGCCAACACGCGAACTCGCGATCCAGGTTGCCGAGGCCCTGCAGAAGTACGCACACCACCTGCCCGGCTTCCATGTGCTGCCGATCTACGGCGGCCAGAGCATGGTGGTGCAGCTGCGGGCGCTGTCGCGCGGGCCGCAGGTGATCGTCGGCACGCCGGGCCGGGTGATGGACCACCTCGAGCGCAAGAGCCTCGAGCTCGATGCGCTGCGCGTGATGGTGCTCGACGAAGCCGACGAGATGCTGCGCATGGGCTTCATCGACGATGTTGAATGGATCCTCCAGCACACGCCGCCCGAGCGGCAGACCGCGCTGTTCTCGGCGACCATGCCGGAGCCGATCCGGCGTGTCGCGCGCACCTACCTGCGCGAACCGCGCGAGGTGAAGATCCGCGCCGCGACCAGCACCGTCGAGGCGATCCGCCAGCGTTACTGGACCGTGCGCGGCATGGACAAGCTCGATGCCCTCACGCGCATCCTCGAAGTGGAAGAGGACTTCGACGCCGCGATCGTGTTCGTGCGGACCAAGATCGCCACCGAAGAGCTGGCGCAGAAGCTCGAAGCACGCGGCATCGCCGCCGCGGCGCTGAACGGCGACATGACGCAGGGCCTGCGCGAACGCGTGATCGAGCAGCTGAAGAACGGCCAGCTCGACATCGTCGTCGCGACCGACGTGGCGGCGCGCGGTATCGATGTGCCGCGCGTCACCCACGTCATCAACTACGACATCCCCTACGACACCGAGGCCTATGTGCACCGCATCGGCCGCACCGGCCGTGCGGGGCGCACCGGCAACGCGATCCTCTTCGTCAGCCCGCGCGAGTTCCGCATGCTGAAGACGATCGAGCGCGTCACCCGCGCGACGATCGAACCGCTGCGCCTGCCGACGCGCAGCGAAGTGGAGATCAAGCGCGCCGAGCAGTTCAAGCAGCAGATCACCGAGGTGATCGAGAACGAATCGCTGGAATACTTCGTCGAGCTGGTGAGCCAGATGGAAGACGATCAGGACCTCACCGCGCACGAAATCGCCGCTGCGCTGGCCTGGATCGCGCAACGCGAGCGCCCGCTCAAGCTCGACCCCGCCGAATGGCCGGATGAACCCGCTGCAAGGCCGGAACGCGAACGCCCGGTACGCGAGAACCGCGAAGAGATCCTCGCCAAGCGCCGCGAGTTCTCGGCCGGCGCACTGGCGCGCTACCGCATCAACGTGGGCCGCAACGACGGCGTGATGCCGAAGGAGATCGTCGGCGCAATCGCCAACGAAGGCGGCATCGAAGGCCGCTACATCGGCCAGATCAACCTGTTCCCGGACTTCTCGACGGTGGAACTGCCGCGCGACCTGCCCGCCGACGTATTGGCGCAGATCGGCGCGATCCGCGTGCGTCGCCAGGCACTGGCGATCCGACCGCTCGAAGAAGGGGAAGCCGAAGGCATGGAGCGCCGCCCGCCGCGCCGCGATTTCCGTGATGAGCGCAGCGGCGGCGGCTGGGGTGACCGCGGCAAGCAACGCGAAGGTGATCGCGGGCGCTTTGAAGACCGCAAGCCACAGGGCCGCTGGGCCGACGACCGCCCGCCGCGCCCGCGCCCACAAGGCGAGCGCCCCTACGGCGATCGGCCGCAAGGTGAGCGCAGTTTCAGCGAGCGTCCGCGTTCAGACCGACCACAGGGCGACAGGCCGCAGGGCGAACGTTCGTGGGGTGACCGGCCACAGACCGACCGGCCCGCGAGTGACCGCCCGCAGGGTGATCGTCCTTGGGGC